From the genome of Stanieria cyanosphaera PCC 7437:
AAAAAATCGAGTGGTCATCAAGAACATTGGGTAATCGTCCGCCTCGATTTAGGGCTGGCACTAGCTCTATCCCTAGAGTTTCTCTTGGCTGCCGATGTTGTCAGTACCGCCGTCTCTCCCAGTTGGGATGAACTGGGCAAACTGGCAACTGTTACTGGAATTCGTACTTTTCTCAACTTTTTCTTGCATCAAGAGGTTGACCAGCTAGAAACAAAGACGCACCCCCATGAAAGAAAAGTCATTCGGGGAAAGAAAACAGACTTTTGACTTCTGTTGCGGTTAAAACACCAGAGATTCGATGAAAAAACCAAAGAAGCAGCAAATTTTATTTAATCGTCAAAACGGCATTGCTCTGGCAGTGTTAATACTATCTTTATTGGTTTACTGGTGGTTGAGGGAAAAATCCGAAATTAACTTGCTCGCTCCTGAAGGATTAAGAGAGACAATTCAGGATCTCGGTTCTCTGGGAATAGTCGTTTATATCAGCCTGATTGCTTTAGCCGTGATTATGAGTCCGATTCCAGGCGCACCATTAACAATTGCTGCTGGTGCAGTTTGGGGAACTTTATTCGCGGGGATCTATAGCGTCATCGGTGGTTTTTTAGGCGGATTAATTGCTTATTTTATTGGCAGAACTTTGGGGCGATCGGCAGTTTACGCACTTACGGGAAAAGTCATTTACTTTACCAAAAATCGAGGGGAGGTTTATCTGGGTTGGCTGATTTTGATCACGCGCTTACTTCCCGTTTTATCGTTC
Proteins encoded in this window:
- a CDS encoding DUF1622 domain-containing protein, with the translated sequence MNCYFWSTSPGTAFNVVQWAEGLLHHVVVAVKVFLEGTAISIIVIAAIRTLLKFLRSKKSSGHQEHWVIVRLDLGLALALSLEFLLAADVVSTAVSPSWDELGKLATVTGIRTFLNFFLHQEVDQLETKTHPHERKVIRGKKTDF
- a CDS encoding TVP38/TMEM64 family protein gives rise to the protein MKKPKKQQILFNRQNGIALAVLILSLLVYWWLREKSEINLLAPEGLRETIQDLGSLGIVVYISLIALAVIMSPIPGAPLTIAAGAVWGTLFAGIYSVIGGFLGGLIAYFIGRTLGRSAVYALTGKVIYFTKNRGEVYLGWLILITRLLPVLSFDLISYGAGITGLSLPIYATATLLGMIPSTFFLTYMGAAFQVGKLLGVGLLVIFVIVLVALPWGIRRYNWFNLQDIIRIE